In the genome of Pelagicoccus sp. SDUM812003, one region contains:
- the aroC gene encoding chorismate synthase — protein MPNVFGKLFTISTWGESHGGGVGVVIDGCPPNLPLSAEDIQPELARRRPGQSEITTPRKEMDEVQILSGVYEGKTTGTPISMLVFNKDARPGAYSEMKEKFRPSHADYTYQSKYGHRNPEGGGRSSARETIGRVAAGAVAKKILQMAGTKVETLAYVSRIHDIAMPGETAVSAEAIEANIVRCPHAETAEAMIERIKEARSQGDSVGGVVECRIRNLPVGLGEPVFDRFEADLGKAMLSLPATKGFEVGSGFEGTLLKGSEHNDLFENREGVVRTKTNLSGGVQGGITNGEDVVFRVAFKPTATILQKQATVDLQGKETTLMGRGRHDPCVVPRAVPIVEAMANLVIVDHLMRQHAQNRLFSFEA, from the coding sequence ATGCCCAACGTTTTCGGCAAGCTTTTCACTATCAGCACCTGGGGCGAGAGCCACGGTGGCGGCGTCGGCGTCGTGATCGACGGCTGTCCGCCCAATCTACCGCTCAGCGCGGAGGACATCCAGCCGGAGCTGGCCCGCCGCCGCCCCGGACAGAGCGAGATCACCACTCCGCGCAAGGAGATGGACGAAGTGCAGATCCTCTCAGGCGTCTATGAGGGAAAGACCACCGGCACCCCGATCTCCATGCTGGTCTTCAACAAGGACGCCCGTCCCGGCGCTTACTCCGAGATGAAGGAGAAGTTTCGCCCATCCCACGCCGACTACACCTACCAGAGCAAGTACGGGCATCGCAATCCGGAGGGAGGAGGCCGCTCCTCCGCTCGCGAGACCATCGGTCGCGTGGCGGCGGGCGCCGTGGCCAAGAAGATCCTCCAGATGGCTGGCACGAAGGTCGAAACCTTGGCCTACGTCTCCCGCATTCACGATATCGCCATGCCTGGGGAGACTGCCGTTTCGGCAGAGGCCATCGAGGCCAACATCGTGCGCTGTCCGCATGCCGAGACGGCCGAGGCCATGATCGAGCGCATCAAGGAGGCTCGTTCCCAAGGCGATTCGGTCGGTGGAGTGGTGGAATGCCGCATCCGCAACCTGCCGGTGGGGTTGGGCGAGCCAGTTTTCGACCGCTTCGAGGCGGACCTGGGCAAGGCCATGCTTTCGCTGCCGGCGACCAAGGGCTTCGAAGTCGGGAGCGGTTTCGAAGGCACGCTGCTCAAAGGCTCGGAACACAACGATCTGTTTGAAAACCGAGAGGGCGTCGTTCGTACTAAAACCAATCTCTCAGGCGGCGTGCAGGGAGGCATCACCAACGGCGAAGACGTGGTGTTCCGCGTGGCGTTCAAGCCCACCGCGACCATCCTGCAGAAGCAGGCTACGGTCGACCTCCAGGGCAAGGAGACCACGCTGATGGGACGTGGTCGTCATGACCCGTGCGTGGTCCCGAGAGCGGTTCCGATCGTGGAAGCGATGGCGAATCTGGTCATCGTCGACCACCTGATGCGGCAGCACGCCCAGAATCGACTTTTCAGCTTCGAAGCCTAG
- a CDS encoding crosslink repair DNA glycosylase YcaQ family protein has translation MQGLRFVQADPIRSPARAQDLILRQRVRGYLAGQLEAEYASLALEEGYLFAYGFMRPDLWRSMLPVSSRPLAAEERAVLDCIVQRGPTHPRDLDTSFGKRSVVNAWGGKSLASKRILERLHDEGLLRVCRREKGIRVYEQAISAGAPERSKADRFGELLMTALRIFGPVRESFLLSELSAHNGLVPVRRDRLALVEALVAGGRCSRVSVDDVVYLWIPENWPEGSVEKTLRILAPFDPVVRDRQRFEHLWGWSYRFEAYVPAAKRKLGYYAMPLCWGDRMIGWANAKVLDEALTVEFGYSSQAPKEKAFRKMAEQEVESLATFLGLDSGAWRLRI, from the coding sequence ATGCAAGGGCTGCGTTTCGTGCAGGCGGATCCCATCCGCTCGCCGGCGCGGGCCCAGGATCTCATTTTGCGGCAACGCGTTCGCGGATACCTCGCGGGCCAGCTTGAGGCCGAGTATGCGAGCCTGGCGTTGGAGGAAGGCTACCTGTTCGCCTACGGCTTCATGCGTCCGGATCTGTGGCGATCGATGCTCCCGGTCTCCAGTCGCCCGCTCGCGGCGGAGGAGCGAGCGGTGCTGGATTGCATCGTTCAGCGCGGACCGACGCATCCCAGAGATTTGGATACGAGCTTCGGCAAGCGTTCGGTCGTCAACGCTTGGGGCGGCAAGTCGCTGGCATCCAAGCGCATCTTGGAAAGACTTCACGACGAAGGCCTGCTGAGGGTTTGCCGAAGGGAAAAGGGAATACGGGTCTACGAGCAGGCAATCTCGGCAGGCGCGCCTGAGCGATCAAAGGCGGATCGCTTCGGCGAACTCTTGATGACCGCTTTGCGGATTTTCGGACCAGTTCGAGAGTCGTTTCTGCTCTCCGAACTGTCCGCCCACAACGGGCTTGTACCTGTGAGACGAGATCGGCTGGCTTTGGTGGAGGCTTTGGTCGCGGGCGGGCGTTGTTCCCGAGTCTCGGTTGACGATGTCGTGTACCTTTGGATACCGGAGAATTGGCCGGAGGGGAGCGTGGAAAAAACGCTGCGCATCCTCGCTCCCTTCGATCCGGTGGTGCGAGATCGGCAGCGCTTCGAACACCTTTGGGGCTGGAGCTATCGATTCGAAGCTTATGTGCCGGCGGCGAAACGCAAGCTCGGGTACTATGCCATGCCCCTTTGCTGGGGCGATCGCATGATTGGCTGGGCGAACGCGAAGGTTTTGGACGAGGCCCTGACTGTAGAATTTGGATACAGCTCCCAAGCCCCTAAGGAAAAGGCGTTTCGCAAGATGGCCGAGCAGGAGGTGGAGTCGCTCGCAACGTTTCTGGGGCTTGACAGCGGGGCGTGGCGCCTGCGGATCTAG
- a CDS encoding HDOD domain-containing protein: MKTRILIIDEDKEQLSTYQETLAPKSAQWELICADSAGAGLESAKAQSPDIVIVAFSVQKEHGVELLDEIEKLLPNSQRFIAAKEADKPKLDDSFGHAFQFLPNPCPANRLITEIQRCVAIDSWLGNPRIKEVVAKMGEFPSLPPMYLKVVNELNSRNSSAASIANAISGDLAISVKVLQTVNSSYYGFEEKISDITQAVSILGLDCVKNLVLAIQVFSSFGRSPDHKAITDQLWHHSMSVAVASKRIALFETEEEKQGEEAYTAGLMHDLGKLILLDAEPESFLAAREQAKEKNLPLWQVENEILGCNHAEIGAYVLGRWGMPASVVEAVALHHEPINSFGKRFSTLAAVHVANALVWERHPGEAKPDAAADETFLIEIGKVSSWETWKAVVSGREVEQPKKSLSLKKQQAASDSPRERPATSQPKAKTESASAAQAQSASASSASSVDSNSESPEAKGSTLAPIGFALAACAGVAAGLFFLLKPAPQQTIETPRDEADITFADSLEKARDIAGVTETEDALQEIFDSQDPEIEAAKASPDQAEQSETSIASSDTSDAEETPASDTTLDAAAEPVEEFAENVEQQPAASPEPKLPEANEFFPNVQLAGIFYNAANPLASINGRIRRAGDVVDGVEIVRIEKLRVIVRYQNEVRALKLN; this comes from the coding sequence ATGAAGACGCGGATCCTCATCATCGACGAAGACAAGGAGCAACTCTCCACCTATCAGGAAACCCTCGCTCCGAAATCAGCTCAATGGGAGCTCATCTGCGCCGACTCGGCCGGGGCCGGGCTCGAGTCCGCCAAAGCGCAAAGTCCGGACATCGTCATCGTGGCGTTCTCCGTGCAAAAGGAGCACGGCGTGGAGCTGCTCGACGAAATTGAAAAACTGCTTCCCAATTCCCAACGTTTCATCGCCGCCAAGGAAGCGGACAAGCCGAAGCTCGACGACAGTTTCGGCCACGCGTTCCAGTTTCTGCCAAATCCCTGCCCGGCGAATCGCCTCATCACCGAAATCCAGCGCTGCGTAGCCATCGACAGCTGGCTGGGCAATCCAAGGATCAAGGAAGTCGTGGCCAAGATGGGAGAGTTCCCCAGCTTGCCTCCAATGTACCTGAAGGTGGTCAACGAGCTGAACTCCCGAAATTCCTCCGCCGCCTCCATCGCCAACGCCATTTCCGGGGACCTCGCGATCAGCGTGAAGGTCCTGCAGACAGTCAATTCCTCCTACTACGGCTTCGAAGAGAAGATTTCCGATATCACCCAGGCGGTCAGCATCCTCGGCCTGGACTGCGTCAAAAACCTGGTGCTGGCCATCCAAGTCTTCAGCAGCTTCGGCCGCTCCCCCGACCACAAGGCCATCACCGACCAGCTCTGGCACCATAGCATGTCAGTGGCCGTGGCCTCCAAGCGCATCGCCCTCTTCGAAACCGAAGAGGAAAAGCAAGGCGAAGAGGCCTACACCGCAGGGCTCATGCACGATCTGGGAAAACTCATCCTGCTCGACGCCGAGCCGGAGAGCTTCCTCGCCGCTCGCGAGCAAGCCAAGGAAAAGAACCTGCCGCTCTGGCAAGTGGAAAACGAGATCCTCGGCTGCAACCACGCGGAGATCGGAGCCTACGTTCTGGGTCGCTGGGGCATGCCGGCCTCGGTGGTGGAAGCGGTCGCCCTCCATCACGAGCCGATCAACTCCTTCGGCAAGCGCTTCTCCACTCTCGCCGCCGTTCACGTCGCCAACGCTTTGGTCTGGGAACGCCATCCGGGCGAAGCCAAACCCGACGCCGCAGCCGACGAAACCTTTCTCATCGAGATCGGAAAAGTCAGCAGCTGGGAGACATGGAAGGCGGTGGTCAGCGGTCGCGAAGTGGAGCAGCCCAAAAAGTCCCTCTCCCTAAAGAAGCAGCAAGCGGCCAGCGACTCGCCCCGCGAGCGCCCCGCGACCTCTCAGCCGAAGGCCAAAACCGAAAGCGCCTCCGCGGCCCAGGCCCAGAGCGCGTCGGCAAGCTCCGCCTCCTCAGTCGACTCGAACTCCGAATCGCCGGAAGCCAAAGGCAGCACCCTCGCCCCGATCGGCTTCGCCCTCGCGGCCTGCGCCGGCGTAGCGGCCGGGCTCTTCTTCCTGCTCAAGCCGGCGCCTCAGCAGACCATCGAAACGCCGCGCGACGAAGCGGACATCACCTTCGCCGACTCGCTCGAAAAAGCCAGGGACATCGCTGGCGTGACTGAAACCGAAGACGCCCTGCAGGAAATCTTCGATTCCCAGGATCCCGAGATCGAAGCCGCGAAGGCAAGCCCGGACCAGGCCGAGCAAAGCGAAACCAGCATAGCCTCTAGCGATACCTCAGATGCCGAGGAGACGCCGGCCTCGGACACCACTCTCGATGCCGCTGCCGAACCGGTCGAGGAATTCGCCGAAAACGTGGAGCAACAACCTGCGGCATCCCCAGAACCCAAGCTGCCGGAGGCGAACGAGTTTTTCCCGAACGTGCAGCTCGCGGGCATCTTCTACAACGCCGCCAACCCGCTCGCCAGCATCAACGGACGCATTCGCCGGGCTGGAGACGTCGTCGACGGGGTCGAAATCGTACGCATCGAGAAACTGCGCGTCATCGTACGCTACCAGAACGAAGTCCGCGCCCTGAAGCTCAACTAG
- the coaBC gene encoding bifunctional phosphopantothenoylcysteine decarboxylase/phosphopantothenate--cysteine ligase CoaBC: protein MLTGKNILLIITGSIASYKSLELIRLLTKAGATVEAVLTRGGEAFITPLSVEALIGKRVHTQLWDDRSYQMNHIELSRRADLIVIAPASANIVSKLANGIADDLASSVLLARNKPVLLAPSMNVEMWENLAFQRNLKQIQADGAAYVPPQVGILACGESGIGKMAEAATIFDAVCERFKNQARLAGKTAIVTAGGTIERIDSVRYLSNFSSGKQGIAIAQSLAESGAEVQLVVGNVSTHLPSHPNITIQRVESAVNMHAAVHQALPADVFVGCAAVCDFRVSNISDKKIKKESGLELSFEENPDIAKSVGTLEPAKRPKLVIGFAAETDQLLDHAASKLASKGCDLIVANDVSDGAVFGKDQNQVHFVERETSKKLPSLSKRAVADAITNWIQERL, encoded by the coding sequence GTGCTCACTGGAAAAAACATCCTACTCATCATCACCGGCAGCATCGCGTCCTACAAGTCACTGGAGCTCATACGCTTGCTCACAAAAGCTGGAGCGACTGTCGAGGCGGTTCTGACCCGTGGCGGCGAAGCCTTCATCACTCCTCTCTCGGTCGAAGCCCTCATCGGAAAGCGCGTGCACACCCAGCTCTGGGACGATCGCTCCTACCAGATGAACCACATCGAGCTCTCCCGACGAGCCGATCTGATCGTCATCGCCCCGGCCAGCGCCAACATCGTTTCAAAACTCGCCAACGGCATCGCCGACGACCTGGCTTCCTCCGTGCTGCTCGCCCGCAACAAGCCGGTGCTGCTCGCCCCGAGCATGAACGTCGAGATGTGGGAGAACCTGGCATTTCAGCGGAACCTGAAACAGATCCAGGCCGACGGAGCCGCCTACGTGCCGCCCCAGGTCGGCATCCTCGCCTGCGGCGAAAGCGGCATCGGCAAGATGGCGGAAGCTGCCACCATCTTCGATGCGGTCTGCGAGCGCTTCAAGAATCAGGCCCGCCTCGCGGGCAAAACTGCCATCGTCACCGCGGGCGGCACCATCGAGCGCATCGATTCAGTGCGCTACCTGAGCAATTTCTCCTCTGGCAAGCAAGGCATCGCCATCGCTCAGTCGCTGGCCGAAAGCGGAGCGGAGGTCCAGCTCGTCGTGGGCAACGTTTCCACCCACCTCCCCAGCCACCCGAACATCACGATCCAGCGAGTGGAATCCGCCGTGAACATGCACGCAGCCGTGCACCAAGCCCTGCCCGCCGACGTGTTCGTAGGCTGCGCCGCGGTATGCGATTTTCGCGTATCCAATATCTCTGACAAAAAGATCAAAAAGGAAAGCGGGTTGGAGCTGAGCTTCGAAGAGAATCCCGACATCGCAAAGTCCGTGGGAACGCTCGAGCCTGCAAAACGTCCCAAGCTTGTCATCGGGTTCGCAGCCGAAACCGATCAGCTACTCGACCACGCGGCAAGCAAGCTCGCTTCCAAAGGCTGCGACCTCATCGTCGCCAACGACGTGAGCGACGGCGCGGTCTTCGGAAAAGATCAAAATCAGGTGCATTTCGTGGAAAGGGAAACCAGCAAGAAGCTGCCTTCCCTTTCCAAGCGCGCTGTCGCAGACGCCATCACGAACTGGATACAGGAGCGACTCTAG
- the cysE gene encoding serine O-acetyltransferase encodes MTEHLESIWSSLREEADEASNNERLLVAYLQETILGQRSFEAALSYTLASKLKDEILPSITLRDLFLEILESEERLREVIRVDLHAVRERDPAAAGYLSPFLFFKGFSALSAYRFANHLWYDNRRPLALYLQSLISRTFGVDIHPAATVGSGILIDHATGVVIGETAVVGDNVSLLHNVTLGGTGKDRGDRHPKVGNGVLIAAGAKVLGNIRIGEGAKIGAGSVVLRDVKPHSTVVGVPAKVVGACHESAPALGMNQQIDQDEVVGFDPGI; translated from the coding sequence ATGACTGAACATCTCGAATCAATTTGGAGTTCCCTAAGAGAGGAGGCTGACGAGGCGTCGAACAACGAGCGCCTGCTGGTCGCCTACTTGCAAGAGACGATTCTTGGGCAGAGGTCGTTTGAAGCGGCTTTGAGCTACACGCTCGCTTCCAAGCTGAAGGACGAGATCCTGCCAAGCATCACGCTGCGGGATCTTTTTTTGGAGATCCTCGAATCCGAGGAACGGCTCCGCGAAGTGATCCGGGTGGATCTGCATGCGGTGCGCGAGCGCGACCCTGCCGCGGCCGGATACCTTTCGCCATTTTTGTTCTTCAAGGGATTCAGCGCCCTCTCGGCCTATCGCTTCGCGAACCATCTCTGGTACGACAATCGTCGGCCGCTGGCTCTGTATCTGCAGAGCCTGATCTCGCGCACCTTCGGGGTGGACATCCATCCCGCCGCCACGGTGGGCAGCGGCATCCTGATTGACCATGCGACCGGGGTGGTGATCGGGGAAACCGCGGTGGTGGGGGACAACGTCTCGCTGCTGCACAACGTGACTCTGGGCGGCACCGGCAAGGACCGCGGGGACCGCCACCCGAAAGTGGGAAACGGGGTGCTCATCGCGGCCGGGGCCAAGGTGCTGGGCAACATTCGCATCGGGGAAGGGGCCAAGATCGGGGCGGGCAGCGTGGTGCTGCGCGACGTGAAGCCGCACAGCACCGTGGTTGGCGTGCCGGCCAAGGTGGTGGGGGCCTGCCACGAAAGCGCTCCAGCCCTCGGGATGAATCAGCAGATCGACCAGGACGAAGTGGTTGGCTTCGATCCAGGCATCTGA
- a CDS encoding DUF481 domain-containing protein has protein sequence MKLTHVIISGAALLSCIAEADVVVTKNGSSINGTIEGIDGGKITMVTDFAGEIVIDQSQVESISTDEPVYMTLENGTTVLGPVSGAAGDLTVASDTGTVSTNVASVTESWLPGADSPTQVRQQKALADLDRKWAYEAAFDLTGKSGNKTSTGLATALLATLEGKHDKLELSGSILYTETDDEKSADQAFGGIDYSNKFRPHVNWYVRTAFGYDAIKDIEQYFNVSGGFGYTFFDTETRYLNTRAGIGYLYESYDDIVISEDPLVTELRPADSSASLDFGLRHKEIFKWGVLNNRLVYTPTLDDFGNFRLVQDSNIELPLKSQDWSVRIGLMNRYDSEADESDKEELDTTYYVRMVLKWL, from the coding sequence ATGAAACTTACTCACGTAATTATCTCCGGCGCCGCGCTCCTTTCTTGCATCGCCGAAGCTGACGTCGTCGTTACCAAAAATGGCTCCTCCATCAACGGTACGATCGAAGGAATCGATGGTGGCAAGATCACCATGGTTACGGATTTCGCCGGCGAGATCGTCATCGATCAGTCTCAGGTCGAGTCCATCAGCACCGACGAACCCGTCTACATGACGCTGGAAAACGGCACCACCGTGCTCGGTCCGGTTTCCGGCGCAGCCGGCGACCTCACCGTCGCTTCGGATACCGGAACCGTCTCCACCAACGTGGCAAGCGTCACCGAAAGCTGGCTGCCGGGCGCCGACAGTCCCACCCAGGTTCGCCAGCAGAAGGCCTTGGCGGACTTGGACCGCAAATGGGCCTACGAAGCCGCATTCGACCTGACCGGCAAATCGGGCAACAAGACCAGCACCGGTCTGGCCACCGCATTGCTCGCCACCCTGGAAGGCAAGCACGACAAGCTCGAGCTCTCCGGCTCGATCCTCTACACCGAGACCGACGACGAAAAGAGCGCCGACCAAGCCTTCGGCGGGATCGACTACTCCAACAAGTTCCGCCCACATGTGAACTGGTACGTGCGCACCGCGTTCGGCTACGACGCCATCAAGGACATCGAACAGTACTTCAACGTGTCAGGCGGTTTCGGATACACTTTCTTCGACACCGAAACTCGCTACCTCAACACCCGAGCAGGTATCGGTTATCTCTACGAGTCCTATGACGACATCGTGATCAGCGAGGATCCTCTGGTCACGGAACTCCGTCCCGCCGACAGTTCGGCCAGCTTGGACTTCGGACTACGTCACAAGGAAATCTTCAAATGGGGCGTGCTCAACAATCGACTCGTCTACACCCCGACGCTCGACGACTTCGGAAACTTCCGCCTGGTGCAGGACAGCAATATCGAGCTGCCGCTCAAAAGTCAGGATTGGAGCGTGCGCATCGGCTTGATGAATCGCTACGACAGCGAAGCCGATGAAAGCGACAAGGAAGAACTGGATACGACCTACTACGTTCGCATGGTTCTGAAATGGCTCTAG
- a CDS encoding class I SAM-dependent methyltransferase, translating into MGASGKDIAGGLPQGEKVEHAAALVKGTYQYSGLEAKWYDLLDELSDFEDVDFYRLIVQSHPGPVLDVGCGTGRLMLPLLRDERQVEGIDCSESMLSICERSLRDSGFEARIGQADMRSFDLGERRFGSILIPGYSIQMLGTRDEWIASLRCCRDHLLPGGQVVVPIYLPWDYVWEEADEGGLELRRERRDEATGERLKAFQSWKLDRQAQRLELRNVYRRESGSGRLEEEQETLMRLIWRLPHEMMQLLEEAGFEEVALYGDYGSEPPEEDSETIIYVAKT; encoded by the coding sequence GTGGGGGCGTCGGGAAAGGACATCGCTGGGGGCTTGCCTCAAGGGGAAAAGGTCGAGCATGCTGCGGCGCTTGTGAAAGGAACCTATCAATACAGCGGTCTGGAGGCGAAGTGGTACGACCTGCTCGATGAGCTGAGCGATTTCGAGGACGTGGATTTCTACCGTCTCATCGTTCAGAGCCACCCCGGTCCGGTGCTCGATGTGGGGTGCGGGACCGGCCGTCTGATGCTGCCGCTGCTTCGCGACGAGCGTCAGGTGGAGGGGATCGACTGCTCGGAATCGATGCTGTCCATTTGCGAGAGATCGCTCCGCGACTCCGGTTTCGAGGCGCGTATCGGCCAGGCGGATATGCGCTCGTTCGATCTAGGTGAAAGGCGTTTCGGGTCGATCTTGATTCCCGGCTACAGTATTCAAATGCTGGGTACTCGGGACGAGTGGATTGCGAGCCTGCGTTGCTGTCGCGACCATCTTTTGCCGGGTGGACAGGTAGTGGTCCCGATCTACCTGCCCTGGGACTATGTCTGGGAGGAGGCGGATGAAGGGGGACTGGAGCTGAGGCGGGAGCGCCGAGACGAGGCCACGGGCGAACGCTTGAAGGCGTTTCAGTCGTGGAAACTGGATCGGCAGGCTCAGCGGCTGGAGTTGCGAAACGTTTATCGACGCGAGTCTGGCAGCGGCCGTCTGGAAGAGGAGCAGGAAACGCTCATGCGTCTGATCTGGCGCCTGCCGCACGAGATGATGCAGCTGCTCGAAGAGGCCGGATTCGAGGAGGTCGCCTTGTACGGAGACTACGGCTCGGAGCCTCCGGAAGAGGATTCGGAAACGATCATCTACGTGGCCAAGACGTAG
- the dinB gene encoding DNA polymerase IV: MIVHIDMDCFYAAIEVRDRPELRGEPVAVGGRSSNRGVLTTCNYEARTFGIHSAMPTFQAVQRCPHLVVLPVRFEVYRNESRRIRGIFREFTDKIEPLSLDEAYLDLSHRPEPASELASEIRRRIRSLTGLNASAGIAPNKMLAKIASDWNKPNGQFEIRPADIAAFMQELPVSKIWGVGKKAAQRLARTGIQTCGQLQQIAKYELQQRFGKFGSELYELCRGIDDRPVVTNRIRKSMSCERTFSRNLQSLEERMEYAAEIFRELSSDLARIKTDRPIAKLFVKCKYADFSRSSIERSGLPFALAAFQDLLAESFRKRSDPIRLLGLGVRFVDPEGNARLPRQLEFELS, encoded by the coding sequence ATGATCGTCCACATCGACATGGATTGCTTCTACGCCGCTATCGAAGTCCGCGATCGACCAGAGCTGCGCGGAGAGCCGGTAGCGGTAGGCGGGCGCAGCTCCAATCGCGGAGTGCTCACCACCTGCAACTACGAGGCTCGGACCTTTGGTATCCACTCCGCCATGCCAACCTTTCAAGCCGTGCAACGCTGCCCGCATCTGGTGGTGCTTCCGGTACGCTTCGAGGTCTATCGAAACGAAAGCCGTCGCATCCGCGGCATTTTTCGGGAGTTCACGGACAAGATCGAGCCACTCTCCCTCGACGAAGCCTACCTCGACCTCAGCCACCGGCCAGAGCCCGCTAGCGAGCTGGCCAGCGAGATCCGCCGCCGCATCCGCTCCCTCACAGGACTGAACGCCTCAGCTGGCATCGCCCCAAACAAGATGCTAGCGAAAATCGCCAGCGATTGGAACAAGCCGAACGGGCAGTTCGAAATCAGGCCAGCCGACATCGCCGCTTTCATGCAGGAGCTGCCCGTATCCAAGATTTGGGGAGTTGGGAAAAAAGCCGCTCAGCGTCTGGCGCGGACCGGCATCCAAACCTGCGGCCAACTCCAGCAGATTGCGAAGTACGAGCTGCAGCAGCGTTTCGGCAAGTTCGGCTCCGAGCTCTACGAGCTTTGCCGTGGCATCGACGATCGACCTGTCGTCACAAACCGGATACGCAAATCCATGAGCTGCGAGCGCACCTTTTCCCGCAATCTCCAAAGTCTCGAGGAACGCATGGAATACGCAGCGGAGATCTTCCGCGAACTCTCATCGGACCTGGCCCGAATCAAAACCGACCGCCCCATCGCCAAGCTATTCGTCAAGTGCAAGTACGCCGACTTCTCCCGCAGCTCCATCGAGCGCAGCGGCTTGCCCTTCGCCTTGGCCGCCTTTCAAGACCTGCTAGCCGAATCCTTCCGAAAACGATCCGATCCCATTCGCCTGCTGGGGCTGGGCGTGCGATTCGTGGACCCGGAAGGCAACGCCCGCCTGCCGCGACAGCTCGAATTCGAGCTCAGCTGA
- a CDS encoding RNA methyltransferase → MSQALSKAKLSSLRKFHQKKTRQAEGRFLIEGWHLLDEALKAKRRIHALIYQEDPRRASEEEDILTRAVEVSSEAFVATSVQLSQLSDTKCAQGVAALIDAVGVSFDELERDLPASGPLRLVLLDDVSDPGNCGSIVRASDWFGMDGIVLGNGCAELENGKTARSSMGGMFHLPVATDVDLPATIARLQALGVSLVTTELEAATSLEGFVFPNRCALVIGNEARGVSKTVSEQADARVFAPRFGGGESLNAALAAAVFLARWRLS, encoded by the coding sequence ATGTCTCAAGCGCTGTCCAAGGCCAAGCTTAGCTCCTTAAGAAAATTTCACCAGAAGAAGACGCGTCAGGCGGAAGGTCGCTTTCTGATCGAAGGGTGGCACCTGCTGGACGAAGCCCTGAAGGCCAAGCGGCGGATCCATGCCCTGATCTACCAGGAAGACCCGCGGCGCGCGTCGGAAGAGGAGGACATCCTAACCCGAGCCGTGGAGGTGTCGAGCGAGGCGTTTGTAGCGACCTCGGTCCAGCTGAGCCAGCTCTCGGACACGAAGTGCGCCCAAGGCGTGGCGGCCTTGATCGATGCGGTGGGGGTGAGCTTCGACGAGCTGGAGCGCGACCTGCCAGCCAGCGGACCGCTTCGGCTGGTCCTGCTGGACGACGTTTCCGACCCGGGCAACTGCGGCAGCATCGTGAGAGCGAGCGATTGGTTCGGGATGGATGGGATCGTTTTGGGGAACGGCTGCGCCGAGCTCGAAAACGGCAAGACCGCCCGCTCGAGCATGGGTGGAATGTTTCACCTGCCAGTGGCCACCGATGTGGACCTTCCTGCGACCATTGCCCGTCTGCAGGCGCTCGGAGTTTCGCTGGTGACTACCGAACTCGAAGCGGCGACCTCGCTGGAAGGCTTCGTCTTTCCCAATCGCTGCGCTTTGGTGATCGGAAACGAGGCCCGCGGCGTCTCCAAAACGGTATCCGAGCAGGCGGACGCCCGGGTGTTCGCTCCACGCTTCGGGGGCGGGGAATCGCTGAACGCAGCCCTGGCGGCAGCTGTTTTCCTCGCTCGCTGGAGGCTTTCGTAG